A section of the Hirschia baltica ATCC 49814 genome encodes:
- a CDS encoding DUF1223 domain-containing protein has translation MKILSLLPISFLSSFLLLSAPSYAQNLSAPAAQNKNPTHSTPLQPFVELYTSQACPRCPKANEQFAEFAGTNDVIAVTFPVGIWDFMGWKDSFAKKAFSNRHEAMNVQLGRRGPYTPQTIFNGTKHCSAVKEKNMERRLDEVANTPNPMSIQYNGNQLSVAGNKSELEIWVVDFIPGKTYATPTSGQNSNKTMVYHNRVTDLVSAGTLPANGGKLNAHCIESCAIIFQHPNHGEVLGAITYPDNSGFENNT, from the coding sequence ATGAAAATACTTTCCCTTCTTCCCATCTCCTTTTTGAGTTCGTTTTTATTGCTATCTGCCCCTAGCTATGCGCAAAATCTCAGCGCCCCAGCAGCGCAAAATAAAAACCCAACTCATTCCACACCTTTGCAGCCATTTGTTGAATTATACACCAGTCAAGCATGTCCAAGATGCCCCAAAGCCAATGAACAATTTGCCGAATTCGCTGGTACAAATGACGTCATAGCTGTGACTTTCCCTGTTGGTATTTGGGACTTTATGGGGTGGAAAGATTCATTCGCTAAAAAAGCTTTTTCAAACCGTCATGAAGCGATGAATGTTCAACTTGGCAGACGCGGACCTTACACACCTCAAACGATTTTTAACGGCACAAAGCATTGTTCTGCTGTAAAAGAAAAGAACATGGAACGCCGACTTGATGAAGTTGCAAACACGCCTAATCCAATGTCCATTCAATATAATGGCAACCAATTAAGCGTAGCAGGAAACAAATCCGAGTTGGAAATATGGGTCGTCGATTTTATACCGGGAAAAACCTATGCAACCCCAACTTCGGGTCAAAATTCCAATAAAACTATGGTCTATCATAACCGCGTCACCGATCTTGTTTCAGCAGGGACATTACCCGCCAATGGCGGCAAGTTGAATGCACACTGTATTGAAAGCTGCGCGATAATTTTCCAACACCCCAATCATGGTGAAGTATTGGGTGCCATAACATATCCAGATAATTCAGGTTTTGAAAACAACACCTAA
- a CDS encoding Gldg family protein codes for MNTKQFTIALSAFAVVIFGGLNIASQNWLSGIRADMTENDLYTLSDAAKKVASSLAEPVELQFVYSRRLAADYPAIRAYGARVRELLAEISARSGGDVIIKEIDPEAFSDEEERIIDAGVQSTPTESGDPLYLAIVGRNSVDDQIVIPYLAPEREALLEYDLVKLISQLDDPAPPRIGILTSLIDMAGTGQSQSDYYVLRELARSFEIVQIAPDFVALPNDLDALMIVHPPKLSPRQQYLIEQGILRIGRAIIALDPTSKASVAARGRRAQVSSSLGRVEGMLGLAPIDEVVIDKQLGLPVERIEDGRRFVEVQPLFIAPPRVQMSGDDPITADLTRAINFGAAGALSVTPEPGADFVPLVWTTPEAMMIGTQIAGKEVTPRELLNNYAALGVSQPLIGRLTGELTSRFTDDIPPLVIPKDPVLAALVNDPETQHQHLEKSVQSVDIILISDTDIFDDTFYVSPNGGAPVADNAVFVMNALDNLSGSDALVNLRSRAPSARPMTRVNKMRDEARERLYEEQEILQLRLKQTEARLNELRAAGAGGGLLSHSGDFDEVDQAEAEELTRFRGEAIEIRQRLREVEREFRADIDLLSGRLVLFNVWLPPAAIILIGFLVVGWRNRSKGRSR; via the coding sequence ATGAACACGAAGCAGTTTACTATTGCCTTGAGCGCATTCGCCGTCGTCATATTTGGCGGGTTAAACATTGCCTCGCAAAACTGGTTGTCTGGCATACGCGCCGATATGACGGAAAATGATTTATACACACTCTCTGACGCTGCAAAAAAAGTTGCTTCTTCACTGGCGGAACCTGTTGAGCTTCAATTTGTGTATTCAAGACGTCTCGCAGCTGATTATCCGGCTATTCGAGCGTATGGTGCGCGTGTGCGTGAATTGCTTGCTGAGATATCTGCGCGCTCTGGCGGCGATGTGATTATCAAAGAGATAGATCCAGAAGCTTTTTCTGATGAAGAAGAGCGCATTATTGATGCAGGTGTACAATCAACACCGACTGAATCAGGCGATCCGCTTTATCTGGCAATCGTTGGCCGAAATTCTGTGGATGATCAAATTGTCATTCCATATCTTGCGCCGGAGCGCGAAGCTTTGCTGGAATATGATTTGGTGAAACTTATTTCCCAGCTTGATGATCCTGCGCCGCCACGTATTGGTATTTTGACAAGCCTTATCGACATGGCAGGAACTGGCCAATCGCAATCTGATTATTATGTATTGCGAGAATTGGCGCGCAGTTTTGAGATTGTGCAGATTGCACCCGATTTTGTGGCATTGCCCAATGATCTTGATGCATTGATGATCGTGCATCCTCCCAAATTATCACCGCGTCAGCAATATTTGATCGAGCAGGGCATATTGCGCATTGGACGCGCTATTATAGCACTGGACCCCACTTCAAAAGCTTCGGTAGCTGCACGTGGCAGACGGGCGCAAGTGTCGTCTTCATTGGGGCGCGTAGAAGGAATGCTAGGGTTAGCGCCAATTGACGAGGTCGTTATTGATAAACAGCTTGGATTGCCGGTTGAGCGGATCGAAGATGGTCGACGATTTGTTGAAGTACAGCCACTATTCATTGCGCCGCCACGTGTCCAAATGTCGGGTGATGATCCTATTACAGCTGATTTGACGAGGGCTATTAATTTTGGTGCGGCAGGTGCTCTCAGTGTGACGCCTGAACCTGGGGCGGACTTTGTTCCATTGGTATGGACAACGCCTGAGGCGATGATGATTGGTACGCAGATTGCGGGCAAGGAAGTTACGCCAAGAGAGCTTCTCAATAATTATGCTGCCTTAGGTGTCTCTCAGCCGCTTATTGGTCGGTTGACGGGCGAATTAACCAGTCGCTTTACCGATGATATCCCGCCTTTGGTGATACCTAAAGATCCTGTGCTGGCGGCATTGGTAAATGATCCTGAAACCCAACATCAACATTTAGAAAAATCTGTCCAATCTGTTGATATTATTCTTATTTCTGACACGGATATTTTCGATGACACTTTTTATGTGAGCCCCAATGGCGGCGCGCCGGTTGCCGATAATGCGGTGTTTGTCATGAATGCTCTGGATAATCTTTCTGGTTCTGATGCGCTCGTCAATCTTCGATCACGTGCACCATCTGCGCGCCCGATGACACGTGTAAATAAAATGCGGGATGAAGCGCGGGAACGCTTGTATGAGGAGCAGGAAATTCTACAGCTTCGTTTAAAGCAAACAGAAGCGCGTTTGAATGAGTTGCGCGCTGCGGGTGCCGGAGGCGGATTGCTTTCTCATAGTGGTGATTTTGATGAGGTAGATCAGGCTGAAGCTGAAGAATTAACGCGATTTAGAGGCGAGGCTATCGAAATTCGTCAGCGCTTACGAGAAGTGGAACGTGAATTTAGAGCAGACATTGATTTGCTGTCAGGTAGATTGGTGCTGTTCAATGTCTGGCTGCCGCCAGCTGCTATCATTTTGATCGGTTTCCTCGTGGTTGGATGGCGAAACCGTAGCAAGGGAAGAAGTCGCTAA
- a CDS encoding DUF4340 domain-containing protein, with protein MANAKKRTHLLAGTGLAALTAIALGIISGVNFGNSKQHDKIGEVVLPKFEADVTAAEEIKVTTQDGEYHLKREGQEWYLEERGRYPIRIESIADLSEALASMTFSRQMTVDPKKFDRLGLGDPFKDGTGALMQVSDIDGNLLVDMVVGFKNGSAYIRKPQEDQTWAVAASVFPPLQNPARWLDLDVLQIGPEDIAKAEIEFPDGTGYALRVRFDAPGRFELDKPFEEALLISDFAPNPPALALSRFSPLDAVPREMMEGELVAVHRTITHLGLVIEAELFKGNNKYWVVFSESLQVERDETIAQLDEIESKVAGWAFEISRMDFNIMTTPIEDIAVAP; from the coding sequence ATGGCAAATGCAAAAAAACGCACTCATTTGCTGGCAGGTACGGGGTTGGCTGCGCTTACAGCAATTGCTCTGGGGATTATTTCAGGCGTTAATTTTGGTAATTCTAAGCAGCACGATAAGATTGGCGAAGTTGTGCTTCCTAAATTTGAAGCAGATGTCACCGCTGCTGAAGAAATAAAGGTGACGACACAAGATGGCGAGTATCATTTAAAACGGGAAGGGCAGGAATGGTATTTGGAAGAACGTGGCCGCTATCCCATCCGCATTGAATCCATTGCTGACCTATCTGAAGCTTTAGCATCTATGACTTTTAGTCGTCAGATGACAGTTGACCCTAAAAAGTTTGATCGCCTTGGTTTGGGAGATCCATTTAAAGACGGCACAGGCGCATTGATGCAAGTTTCTGACATTGATGGCAATTTATTAGTAGATATGGTGGTCGGTTTTAAAAACGGATCTGCTTATATTCGTAAACCTCAAGAAGATCAGACTTGGGCTGTCGCGGCGAGTGTTTTTCCGCCATTGCAAAACCCTGCTCGTTGGTTGGATCTAGATGTTTTGCAAATTGGTCCAGAAGATATCGCTAAGGCTGAAATAGAGTTTCCAGACGGTACTGGATATGCGTTGCGTGTTCGATTTGATGCACCGGGGCGATTTGAACTCGATAAACCATTTGAAGAAGCATTGTTGATTTCTGACTTTGCACCAAATCCACCTGCATTGGCTTTGTCACGGTTTTCGCCACTTGATGCTGTGCCGCGTGAGATGATGGAAGGAGAATTGGTTGCGGTTCATCGCACTATCACCCATTTAGGGCTGGTTATCGAAGCTGAGCTTTTCAAAGGAAACAATAAATACTGGGTTGTTTTCTCTGAGTCTCTTCAGGTTGAAAGAGATGAAACGATTGCTCAATTAGATGAGATAGAAAGCAAAGTCGCTGGTTGGGCTTTTGAAATTTCACGTATGGATTTCAATATTATGACGACCCCGATAGAAGATATCGCGGTCGCGCCTTAG